The Methylomicrobium lacus LW14 genome window below encodes:
- a CDS encoding DUF2062 domain-containing protein: MDKLVPDPEVIKHHKHLQFLGDSLHEPNLWHFNRHSVAKAFAVGLFCAWIPLPMQMVFAAIGAIYFRSNIPLSVALVWLTNPVTMPPLFYFAYRVGLLFTNGPVTEQSAEFSVGNMLSELGDVWQPFLLGCLILGVLCSSAGYFGIQYFWRAYITKKWAERKHRLAKGNPFQCTFWRS, encoded by the coding sequence ATGGACAAGCTGGTTCCCGATCCGGAGGTGATCAAGCACCACAAGCATTTGCAGTTTTTGGGCGACAGCCTGCACGAGCCGAATCTTTGGCATTTTAACCGGCATTCGGTCGCGAAGGCCTTTGCGGTCGGTTTGTTCTGCGCGTGGATACCGCTGCCGATGCAGATGGTGTTTGCCGCAATCGGAGCGATCTATTTTCGTTCCAATATTCCGTTGTCCGTGGCGCTGGTCTGGCTGACCAATCCGGTCACGATGCCGCCGCTGTTCTATTTCGCCTATCGCGTCGGGCTGTTGTTTACCAATGGCCCGGTCACCGAACAAAGCGCCGAATTTTCGGTCGGTAATATGTTGTCCGAATTGGGCGATGTCTGGCAGCCGTTTTTGCTGGGGTGCTTGATACTGGGAGTTTTGTGCTCGTCCGCCGGCTATTTCGGCATTCAGTATTTTTGGCGGGCGTACATCACCAAAAAATGGGCCGAGCGGAAACATAGGCTGGCAAAGGGCAATCCGTTCCAATGCACGTTCTGGCGCTCATGA
- a CDS encoding CDP-alcohol phosphatidyltransferase family protein: MNSQTPFFKSLLTLPNLLTSFRFVAAPGLLGFAWLGDEQAFMVLLALVFLSDVLDGLAARLTGQVTEFGATLDSFADLLTYMTIAICSYWLWPELVMRELLSVVLIVGSCLAPPVAGMIKFGLLTSYHTWLVKLAAASVGVSLFILILGGPVWPLRMAAIVSLCASLEELAITALLSDPKSNVRSLWDVLRQLRQ; encoded by the coding sequence ATGAACAGTCAAACTCCTTTTTTTAAGTCCCTACTGACCCTGCCCAATCTGCTGACCAGTTTCCGCTTCGTCGCGGCACCCGGTTTGTTGGGCTTTGCCTGGCTGGGCGATGAACAGGCCTTCATGGTTTTATTGGCGCTGGTTTTTTTAAGCGACGTGCTGGATGGGCTGGCCGCCCGTCTAACCGGGCAGGTGACCGAATTCGGCGCCACGCTCGACAGCTTTGCCGATTTGCTGACTTATATGACGATCGCGATTTGCAGTTACTGGCTATGGCCCGAGCTGGTCATGCGCGAACTGTTATCTGTCGTTTTGATTGTCGGCAGCTGTCTTGCGCCGCCCGTGGCCGGCATGATCAAGTTCGGACTACTCACCAGTTACCATACCTGGCTGGTCAAGCTGGCCGCGGCATCGGTCGGCGTTTCCTTGTTCATTTTGATTTTAGGCGGTCCGGTCTGGCCGCTGCGCATGGCGGCCATCGTATCGTTGTGCGCGTCGCTGGAAGAACTCGCGATTACCGCATTATTGTCCGATCCCAAATCGAATGTGCGCTCACTTTGGGACGTGCTCAGACAACTCAGGCAGTAG
- the lexA gene encoding transcriptional repressor LexA, translated as MNALTRRQREIFDFLCENHANFAYPPTLDELCAALGMASRGSLYKHVTALIDAGLVEPFQSNKQGGVRLTELPQRLSRSCNEHSLPLVGRIAAGRPLEAVENIQYMTVPEALQTDKPCYVLQIKGDSMIEAGIFDGDWVVIEQRSYASNGEIVVALIDQSEATLKYIQQTQDSVLLVPANAGMQAMAYRPEQVAIQGVVVGQMRSYRSFK; from the coding sequence GTGAATGCATTAACCCGACGGCAGCGGGAAATTTTCGATTTTTTGTGTGAAAATCACGCAAACTTTGCGTATCCGCCGACACTGGACGAATTGTGCGCCGCGCTGGGCATGGCCTCGCGCGGATCGCTTTATAAGCATGTCACGGCCTTGATCGATGCGGGTCTGGTGGAACCCTTCCAAAGCAACAAACAGGGCGGCGTCAGGCTGACCGAATTGCCGCAGCGCCTCTCGCGCTCCTGCAATGAACACAGCTTGCCGCTGGTCGGGCGGATCGCCGCCGGACGGCCGCTCGAAGCGGTCGAAAATATTCAGTACATGACGGTGCCCGAGGCGCTGCAAACCGATAAGCCGTGTTACGTGTTGCAGATCAAGGGCGATTCGATGATCGAGGCCGGCATCTTCGACGGCGACTGGGTGGTGATCGAGCAGCGCAGTTACGCCAGCAACGGCGAGATCGTGGTTGCTCTGATCGACCAGTCGGAAGCCACATTGAAATATATTCAGCAAACCCAGGACAGCGTGCTGCTGGTGCCGGCCAATGCCGGCATGCAGGCGATGGCCTACCGGCCGGAGCAAGTCGCCATTCAGGGCGTCGTGGTCGGCCAGATGCGGAGCTACCGTTCTTTCAAGTAA
- a CDS encoding DNA internalization-related competence protein ComEC/Rec2 produces MITAALCFLTGIVLVQQLPDLPQPGYLLFLGAALGLSIWRRRWGATLLLLGMAWAIVFALIRLDDRLPAHLEGHDIQATGRIIGLPLAEDKSVRFDFAPTQADPRLPSRLRLTWYQAEAVVKAGQSWRFTVKLKRPHGTANPGGFDYERWLFSEGIGATGYIRSAPPPELIKEAADADIAGLRQTLADRLSGLAANATSLALIRALTLGDGSQITQAQWDVFRKTGTTHLIVISGSHIGLIAGFVYFLALKGWARIGLLRWSPPRVAAIIALLAAVFYAFLAGFAVPTRRAVIMLAIAMSAVIWQRNTRPFNTLAAALLAVLVADPLAVLSAGFWLSFFAVGLILFAIAGRLEKPNLLIGALKLHGVTSLGLAPFLLFFFQQVSLIAPLANLIAVPVISVIVLPLSLLALLLLPLSSAAASLLLLPADYALQGLMWLLIKMAEIPAATINHPAPSYWTLLAAIPGALLLLAPFGTPSRWLGGVMLLPLIFVVADRPEPGEIRMALLDVGQGLAVSIQTADHWLVYDTGAQFSAASDMGRNVVLPYLHAEGAEKIDTLIVSHGDNDHIGGARSILNALPVARLLTSAPDSLKAHAPSLCKAGQTWQWDQVDFTILAPDQLDPATDNNNSCVLKIQSVHGAILLTGDIEAPAETRLVGRYGQGLRADILVAPHHGSKTSSTRAFLEAVQPRYVLIPSGYRNQFGHPHPSVLARYRDLKARWLTSADSGAILVNLGEQRMTIAAYRELDKKYWRASDASASPPNLLPELSEHVPK; encoded by the coding sequence ATGATCACTGCGGCGCTCTGCTTTTTGACCGGCATCGTGCTGGTTCAGCAATTGCCCGACCTGCCCCAGCCGGGCTATTTATTGTTCCTTGGAGCCGCTCTGGGTCTTTCGATCTGGCGGCGCCGCTGGGGTGCGACGTTATTGCTGCTGGGCATGGCCTGGGCGATCGTGTTTGCGCTGATAAGGCTGGATGACCGGCTGCCCGCGCATCTGGAAGGCCATGACATCCAGGCCACCGGCCGTATCATCGGTTTGCCGCTGGCAGAGGATAAAAGCGTCCGCTTCGACTTTGCGCCGACCCAAGCCGATCCCCGCTTGCCGTCACGGCTACGTTTGACCTGGTACCAAGCGGAAGCCGTGGTCAAGGCAGGGCAAAGCTGGCGTTTCACGGTTAAATTGAAACGGCCGCACGGCACGGCCAATCCGGGCGGCTTCGATTACGAGCGCTGGCTGTTTAGCGAAGGCATCGGCGCCACCGGCTATATCCGCAGTGCCCCGCCTCCGGAGTTGATTAAAGAAGCCGCTGACGCCGATATCGCGGGCCTCAGGCAAACGCTTGCGGACCGGCTTTCAGGATTGGCCGCGAATGCAACCAGCCTCGCGCTGATCCGGGCGTTGACGCTAGGCGACGGCAGCCAAATTACCCAGGCCCAATGGGATGTGTTCAGAAAGACCGGCACGACGCACCTGATCGTAATTTCCGGTTCGCATATCGGCCTGATCGCAGGCTTCGTCTATTTTCTGGCGCTCAAAGGCTGGGCCCGAATCGGCCTGCTCCGCTGGTCGCCGCCTCGGGTTGCCGCGATCATCGCGCTGCTCGCGGCGGTATTTTATGCGTTTCTGGCCGGTTTTGCGGTGCCGACGCGCCGCGCGGTGATCATGCTGGCGATCGCGATGAGCGCGGTGATCTGGCAGAGAAATACCCGGCCCTTTAACACCCTGGCCGCCGCGTTACTCGCGGTGCTGGTCGCCGATCCCCTGGCCGTATTATCGGCAGGCTTCTGGCTGTCTTTCTTTGCGGTCGGCCTGATCCTCTTCGCGATTGCAGGGCGGCTCGAAAAACCGAACCTTTTGATTGGCGCGCTCAAACTGCATGGGGTCACCTCACTCGGTCTCGCCCCCTTCCTGCTGTTTTTCTTTCAACAAGTCTCTTTGATCGCGCCGCTGGCGAATCTGATCGCCGTACCGGTCATCAGCGTGATCGTCCTGCCTTTGTCGCTGCTCGCCCTGCTGCTCCTGCCGCTGTCATCGGCCGCCGCAAGCCTATTGCTACTGCCGGCCGACTACGCCTTGCAGGGCCTGATGTGGCTGCTGATAAAGATGGCAGAGATTCCGGCCGCGACGATCAATCATCCAGCGCCGTCTTACTGGACGCTGCTCGCGGCGATACCCGGCGCCTTGCTCCTGCTTGCGCCGTTCGGCACGCCATCGCGCTGGCTCGGCGGCGTGATGCTGCTGCCCTTGATATTCGTTGTCGCCGACCGGCCCGAACCCGGCGAAATCAGAATGGCCTTGCTCGATGTCGGCCAGGGCCTTGCGGTCAGCATACAAACCGCCGATCACTGGCTGGTGTACGATACCGGAGCGCAATTTTCGGCCGCAAGCGATATGGGCCGCAACGTGGTGTTACCTTATCTCCATGCCGAAGGCGCGGAAAAGATCGACACGCTGATCGTCAGCCATGGCGATAACGATCATATCGGAGGCGCTCGTTCTATTCTGAACGCTTTGCCGGTAGCCCGGCTCCTGACCAGCGCGCCGGACAGCCTGAAGGCGCATGCACCTTCACTCTGCAAGGCAGGACAAACGTGGCAATGGGATCAGGTTGATTTTACGATATTGGCGCCCGATCAACTCGACCCGGCGACGGACAACAATAATTCCTGCGTATTGAAGATTCAGTCTGTTCACGGTGCGATCCTGCTGACCGGAGACATCGAAGCGCCCGCCGAAACCCGGCTGGTCGGTCGCTATGGCCAAGGCCTGCGCGCCGATATTCTGGTCGCGCCGCATCACGGCAGCAAGACCTCGTCGACGCGGGCTTTTCTGGAGGCGGTACAGCCCCGCTATGTGCTGATTCCCTCAGGCTACCGGAATCAGTTCGGCCATCCGCATCCGAGCGTGCTCGCGCGCTACCGGGACCTCAAAGCCCGATGGCTGACCAGCGCCGACAGTGGCGCGATCCTGGTCAACCTGGGCGAACAGCGGATGACCATAGCAGCCTACCGGGAGCTGGACAAAAAATATTGGCGCGCGAGCGATGCGTCAGCCTCGCCGCCTAATCTACTGCCTGAGTTGTCTGAGCACGTCCCAAAGTGA
- the cas6 gene encoding CRISPR system precrRNA processing endoribonuclease RAMP protein Cas6, protein MTQPFSAPTLPLSVFRFHFSVERPILLPPYPGSAWRGAFGTALKKTVCIVRNTPCGDCLLKHSCAYSYLFETPPPGDALKMRKYTAAPHPFVLQLPEDTRDGSAYKLQTVVFGHGQRFFPYLVHALKTAGEQGLGAKRQAFLLDHIEQLSATAPPKVIYQHGKLEPLAAPAPPDIPGMPPRIRLTLHTPMRIKQDSKNLNGAHFSFAAFFGNLLRRISMLTYFHTDTPLETDFAALMHKARQIEFAGKNLNWYDWTRYSSRQQTEMQLGGVVGTLELDLEGLEDFWPYLWLGQWTHAGKATSMGMGRYSIESANGHAGDG, encoded by the coding sequence ATGACCCAGCCATTTTCAGCCCCCACACTTCCGCTTTCGGTATTCCGCTTTCATTTTTCGGTCGAGCGGCCGATCCTCTTGCCGCCCTACCCTGGCTCCGCCTGGCGCGGCGCGTTCGGCACCGCGCTCAAAAAAACCGTCTGCATCGTCAGAAACACCCCATGCGGCGATTGTTTGCTGAAACACTCCTGCGCCTATTCCTATCTGTTTGAAACGCCGCCGCCCGGCGACGCGCTAAAAATGCGCAAATACACCGCGGCTCCGCATCCTTTCGTGCTGCAATTGCCGGAGGATACGCGCGACGGCTCGGCCTATAAGCTGCAAACGGTAGTCTTCGGCCATGGGCAGCGTTTTTTCCCTTATCTCGTGCATGCCTTGAAAACCGCCGGCGAACAAGGCCTGGGCGCCAAACGCCAGGCCTTTCTGCTCGACCATATCGAACAATTGAGCGCCACAGCGCCCCCAAAAGTCATCTATCAGCACGGCAAACTCGAACCGCTCGCCGCGCCCGCGCCGCCCGACATTCCCGGCATGCCGCCGCGAATACGCCTGACTCTCCATACGCCGATGCGGATCAAACAGGACAGCAAAAACCTGAATGGCGCGCATTTCAGTTTTGCCGCCTTTTTCGGCAATCTGCTCAGGCGGATTTCGATGCTGACCTATTTTCATACCGACACGCCGCTCGAAACCGATTTTGCCGCGTTGATGCATAAAGCCAGACAAATTGAATTTGCCGGCAAAAACCTGAACTGGTACGACTGGACGCGCTATTCCTCGCGTCAGCAAACCGAAATGCAACTGGGCGGCGTGGTCGGCACGCTGGAACTCGACCTTGAAGGACTGGAAGATTTTTGGCCCTACCTCTGGCTCGGCCAATGGACGCACGCGGGCAAGGCGACCAGCATGGGCATGGGGCGTTATAGCATCGAAAGCGCCAACGGACACGCCGGCGATGGATGA
- a CDS encoding endonuclease/exonuclease/phosphatase family protein, whose protein sequence is MKKPGLKVLTYNIHKGFNPGNRRFVLHQMKEALAEAGADLLFLQEMQGEHHRHAKEVENWPELSQFEFIAEGIWPFYIYGKNAVYHTGHHGNAILSRFPFVSWENINVSPFPWASRSLLHGVIQMPDTDTDVHIVCIHFGLTAKERRAQLDRLSERIDQHVPHHAPLIVAGDFNDWLSQAERHFQQHLGLREVFHLTHGNYARTFPSWMPILQMDRIYFRGLTPVGCERLAGSPWRKLSDHAPLAATFTL, encoded by the coding sequence ATGAAAAAACCGGGTCTGAAGGTCTTAACCTATAACATTCATAAGGGATTTAACCCCGGTAACCGGCGTTTCGTCTTGCATCAGATGAAAGAGGCGCTGGCCGAGGCGGGGGCCGATTTGCTGTTTCTGCAGGAAATGCAGGGCGAGCATCATCGGCATGCCAAGGAAGTCGAAAACTGGCCCGAGCTTTCGCAATTCGAGTTTATCGCCGAAGGGATCTGGCCGTTTTATATCTACGGCAAAAATGCGGTGTACCACACCGGGCATCACGGCAACGCGATCTTGAGCCGTTTTCCCTTTGTCAGTTGGGAGAACATCAATGTCTCGCCGTTTCCCTGGGCCAGCCGCAGCCTATTGCACGGTGTGATTCAAATGCCAGACACCGATACCGACGTGCATATCGTCTGCATCCATTTCGGCCTGACCGCCAAGGAGCGGCGCGCCCAGCTCGATCGCCTGAGCGAGCGCATCGATCAGCATGTGCCGCATCACGCGCCGTTGATCGTCGCCGGCGATTTCAATGACTGGCTAAGCCAGGCGGAGCGGCATTTTCAACAGCATTTGGGGCTGCGGGAGGTTTTTCATCTCACCCATGGCAACTATGCGCGTACCTTTCCCAGCTGGATGCCGATTTTGCAGATGGACCGGATTTATTTTCGCGGGCTGACGCCGGTCGGCTGCGAACGTCTGGCTGGCTCTCCCTGGCGCAAGTTATCCGACCATGCGCCGCTGGCAGCGACGTTTACATTATGA
- a CDS encoding lipoprotein-releasing ABC transporter permease subunit produces MFKPLILYIGLRYTRAKRRTQFISFITLTSVFGIALGVTALITVLSVMNGFEAELRERILGMTSHATVTGLNGQLDNWQEADAKLRNQPHVDGAAPFISGQVMINAERRVSGTMLNGILPDYEDKVSKVGANMVSGKLADLTPGSYNIILGAELANYLGVMVGDKITVISPQINSTPAGILPRMRRFTVSGIFKVGMYEYDRNMALIHIDDAGKLYRMDAAVSGLRIKLDEIFNAPRITRDLASQFYGEYTVSDWTQAHSNFFRAVQTEKRVMFIILLLIVAVAAFNIVSTLVMVVTDKRGDIAILKTQGLTSRSVMGIFIVLGTIIGVTGTVIGTIGGITLALNASSIVRKIETFFQVNFLPADVYYISELPSKLVATDVYSIAGMAFLLSLLATLYPAWQAAKVNPAEVLRYE; encoded by the coding sequence ATGTTCAAACCCCTGATCTTGTATATCGGCCTGCGTTACACGCGGGCCAAGCGCCGTACGCAATTCATTTCGTTCATCACGCTGACGTCCGTTTTCGGCATCGCCCTCGGCGTGACCGCGCTGATTACCGTATTGTCGGTGATGAACGGCTTCGAGGCTGAACTCCGCGAACGGATTCTCGGCATGACCTCGCATGCGACGGTCACCGGCCTGAACGGCCAGCTCGACAACTGGCAGGAAGCGGACGCTAAACTACGGAATCAACCGCATGTCGACGGCGCCGCGCCTTTCATCAGCGGTCAGGTGATGATCAATGCGGAGCGGCGCGTCAGCGGCACGATGCTGAACGGCATCCTGCCCGATTATGAGGACAAGGTTTCGAAAGTCGGCGCCAACATGGTGTCAGGCAAACTGGCCGATTTGACGCCGGGCAGCTACAACATCATCCTCGGCGCGGAGCTGGCCAATTATCTCGGCGTGATGGTCGGCGACAAGATCACCGTGATCAGCCCGCAGATCAATTCGACGCCGGCCGGCATTTTGCCGCGCATGCGCCGCTTCACCGTGTCCGGCATCTTCAAGGTCGGCATGTACGAATACGACCGCAACATGGCGCTGATCCATATCGACGACGCGGGCAAGCTGTACCGGATGGATGCGGCCGTTTCCGGCCTGCGCATCAAACTCGATGAAATCTTCAATGCGCCGCGCATCACCCGAGACCTGGCCTCGCAATTTTACGGCGAATATACGGTCAGCGACTGGACGCAGGCGCACAGCAACTTCTTCCGCGCGGTGCAGACCGAAAAGCGGGTGATGTTCATCATCTTATTGCTGATCGTCGCGGTCGCGGCGTTCAACATCGTGTCGACGCTGGTCATGGTGGTCACCGACAAGCGCGGCGACATCGCGATTCTGAAAACCCAGGGCCTGACCTCGCGCTCGGTGATGGGCATCTTCATCGTGCTCGGCACCATCATCGGCGTGACCGGCACGGTGATCGGAACGATCGGCGGCATCACGCTGGCCTTGAATGCAAGTTCGATCGTCAGGAAGATCGAAACCTTCTTCCAGGTCAATTTCCTGCCGGCCGATGTGTATTACATCAGCGAACTGCCGTCCAAACTGGTCGCAACCGACGTTTATTCGATCGCCGGCATGGCCTTCTTGCTGTCCCTCTTGGCCACGCTGTATCCTGCCTGGCAGGCCGCCAAAGTCAACCCTGCCGAAGTCTTACGCTATGAATAA
- a CDS encoding outer membrane protein assembly factor BamE: MRKPLFYSALLASLSVASCSMILNNLPGVYTVDVQQGNMIDQAMVDQLRPGMSKRQVLYIMGSPMLKDPFHENRWEYLYSSQPGGEDRQQKRITLLFEGDKIVGLQGDFKPTKVPVLKPSPDATVDVPKRNLDDSLWGTMRGWFSSDNAAAAPKAEEVKDKEIETGSKGLWETLTGGASSDKPAKPEQGQGAPAGAEAPEKSTGDNPQQESPEKTEEPKP, encoded by the coding sequence ATGCGTAAGCCTCTATTTTATTCCGCGCTGTTGGCTAGCCTGTCCGTTGCTTCCTGTTCGATGATCTTGAACAACCTGCCCGGCGTTTATACGGTCGATGTGCAACAGGGCAACATGATCGATCAGGCGATGGTCGATCAGCTGCGGCCCGGTATGAGCAAGCGTCAGGTGCTTTACATCATGGGCTCGCCGATGCTGAAGGATCCGTTTCATGAGAACCGCTGGGAATATCTGTATTCGAGTCAACCCGGCGGCGAGGATCGTCAGCAAAAAAGAATCACATTATTGTTCGAGGGCGACAAGATCGTCGGTTTGCAAGGCGACTTCAAGCCGACCAAGGTGCCGGTGCTGAAGCCTTCGCCGGACGCCACCGTGGACGTGCCGAAACGGAATCTTGACGACAGTTTGTGGGGCACGATGAGAGGGTGGTTCAGTTCTGACAACGCGGCTGCGGCGCCGAAGGCGGAAGAGGTCAAGGACAAGGAGATCGAAACGGGATCCAAAGGCTTATGGGAAACCTTGACCGGCGGGGCGAGTTCGGATAAGCCTGCGAAACCTGAGCAAGGGCAGGGTGCGCCTGCCGGTGCGGAAGCGCCGGAGAAAAGCACAGGAGACAATCCGCAACAGGAAAGTCCGGAAAAAACCGAGGAGCCTAAGCCCTGA
- the fur gene encoding ferric iron uptake transcriptional regulator, translated as MESHDLRNAGLKVTLPRVKILQILENQVNNRHLTAEQVYKILLSEDEEIGLATVYRVLTQFEAAGLVTRHHFEGGNSVFELASGDHHDHIMCIKCGKVDEFTDEVIEKRQREIAEQLGYQLTDHGLYLYGYCPNCKKS; from the coding sequence TTGGAATCGCACGATTTAAGAAACGCCGGCCTGAAGGTGACGCTGCCTCGGGTCAAAATCCTCCAGATTCTGGAAAATCAGGTCAATAACCGGCATTTGACCGCGGAACAAGTCTATAAGATTTTGCTCAGCGAAGATGAAGAAATCGGTCTGGCTACCGTCTACCGCGTATTGACCCAGTTCGAAGCGGCGGGGCTCGTCACCCGCCATCATTTCGAAGGCGGCAACTCGGTTTTCGAACTGGCCAGCGGCGACCATCACGACCATATCATGTGCATCAAATGCGGCAAAGTCGACGAGTTTACCGACGAAGTGATCGAAAAACGCCAGCGCGAAATCGCCGAACAGCTGGGTTACCAGCTGACCGATCACGGCCTCTATTTATACGGCTACTGCCCTAACTGCAAAAAATCCTGA
- the lolD gene encoding lipoprotein-releasing ABC transporter ATP-binding protein LolD: MNNMNILECRQLTKRYTQGELDVEVLKGVDLTIGVGERVAIMGASGSGKSTLLHLLGGLEKPSSGQVVLDNVDISKINSSKLAKLRNRALGFIYQSHHLLGEFTVLENVAMPQLIAGKTVKEARHNAEELIKRVGLGHRIEHKPGELSGGERQRAAVARALINKPALVLADEPTGNLDSKTAHQVYELMLELNREMNVSFLVVTHDHELASRIGKVLHMEDGVIVY, translated from the coding sequence ATGAATAACATGAACATCTTAGAATGCCGGCAATTGACCAAGCGCTATACCCAGGGCGAACTGGACGTCGAAGTCCTGAAAGGCGTCGATTTGACGATCGGCGTCGGCGAACGCGTCGCGATCATGGGCGCCTCGGGCTCCGGCAAAAGCACCTTGCTGCACCTGCTCGGCGGGCTTGAAAAACCCAGCAGCGGCCAGGTCGTGCTGGACAACGTCGATATCAGTAAAATCAATTCGTCAAAGCTCGCCAAACTCAGAAACCGCGCGCTCGGCTTCATCTACCAGTCGCACCATTTGCTCGGCGAATTTACCGTGCTCGAAAATGTCGCGATGCCGCAGTTGATTGCAGGCAAAACGGTCAAGGAAGCGCGCCATAATGCGGAAGAACTGATCAAGCGCGTCGGCCTCGGCCACCGGATAGAGCACAAGCCGGGGGAACTCTCCGGCGGCGAAAGACAGCGCGCCGCGGTCGCGCGGGCCTTGATCAACAAGCCTGCACTCGTGCTGGCGGACGAGCCGACCGGCAATCTGGACAGCAAGACCGCCCATCAGGTTTACGAATTGATGCTGGAATTGAATCGGGAAATGAACGTCAGTTTCCTGGTCGTCACCCACGACCATGAACTGGCGTCGAGAATCGGCAAGGTGCTGCATATGGAAGACGGCGTGATCGTTTATTGA
- a CDS encoding CDP-archaeol synthase, with amino-acid sequence MTADLSWIAVVKGLVLLLAANGAPVLAGLVDASTAKPIDGGFRLGDGRPLFGAAKTWRGLFAALAATTLIAYCLGYGMATGMWFAVGAMAGDLLASFCKRRLGREEGSHFRGLDTPLESLLPLVLVKSQLGIGWLEIAFLVGVFYLIESWSSPLLYKWHLRKQP; translated from the coding sequence ATGACGGCCGATTTGAGTTGGATCGCCGTTGTTAAGGGGCTTGTCTTGCTGCTGGCAGCGAACGGCGCGCCGGTATTAGCCGGCTTAGTCGATGCTAGCACCGCGAAGCCCATCGACGGCGGTTTTCGGCTCGGCGATGGCCGTCCGCTCTTTGGCGCGGCCAAGACCTGGCGCGGTTTATTCGCCGCGCTCGCCGCGACGACTTTGATCGCATACTGTTTGGGATATGGTATGGCCACCGGCATGTGGTTCGCGGTCGGCGCGATGGCGGGCGATTTGCTTGCCAGCTTTTGCAAAAGACGGTTGGGACGGGAGGAAGGCAGTCATTTTCGCGGTCTCGATACGCCGCTCGAATCGCTGTTACCGCTCGTGTTGGTCAAATCGCAACTGGGCATAGGGTGGCTTGAAATCGCCTTCCTGGTCGGCGTCTTTTATCTGATCGAGTCATGGTCGTCGCCTCTGTTGTACAAATGGCATTTGCGTAAACAGCCTTAG
- the csm6 gene encoding CRISPR-associated ring nuclease Csm6, with protein sequence MEKDANPQHILLCVTGLTPQVVTETLYALYRNGRAMPAQVHVLTTREGAERARLTLINDHWLNRFYRDYRLAEIAFGTSHIHMLSDPAGTPLQDIRSQKDNQSMADGITEMIRTLTADPDVALHVSIAGGRKTMGFYAGYALSLYGRPQDCLSHVLVSPDYESHPQFYYPTPYSQIIYGNDPSRKPLDTQNADVMLADIPFVRLRHGLDDALLQGKSSFSQTVAKAQQALNPSSLIIDLQHRRLIAQDQAIVLPPADLAFYCWLLKRQLSAQAEPTCPNDGAPESAYARGYLYEYQRINGEMRVADRTEQALQDGMSKAFFLQRISRINQKLKQTLTVAASAYLITAIGRRPHTRYRINLSNERIHLIPGDLKHGD encoded by the coding sequence ATGGAAAAAGACGCCAATCCTCAACACATTCTGCTCTGCGTGACCGGCTTGACGCCCCAAGTCGTGACCGAAACGCTTTACGCCCTATACAGGAACGGACGCGCGATGCCCGCACAAGTGCATGTGCTGACGACGCGGGAGGGCGCGGAGCGCGCTCGGTTGACGCTGATCAACGACCATTGGCTGAACCGCTTCTACCGGGATTACCGACTTGCGGAAATCGCATTCGGCACCAGCCACATCCATATGCTGAGCGATCCGGCCGGCACCCCGTTGCAGGATATTCGCAGTCAGAAGGATAACCAGTCCATGGCCGACGGCATCACCGAAATGATTCGAACGCTGACCGCAGACCCGGATGTCGCGCTGCACGTCTCGATAGCCGGCGGCCGCAAAACGATGGGCTTTTACGCCGGCTACGCCCTGTCCTTGTACGGAAGGCCTCAGGATTGCCTGAGCCATGTATTGGTCTCGCCCGACTACGAATCGCATCCGCAGTTTTATTATCCGACGCCCTACTCGCAGATCATCTACGGCAACGATCCGAGCCGTAAACCGCTGGACACGCAAAACGCCGACGTGATGCTCGCCGACATCCCATTCGTGCGCCTGCGCCACGGCCTCGACGACGCGCTTTTGCAAGGCAAGAGCAGCTTCAGCCAAACCGTCGCCAAGGCCCAGCAAGCGCTGAATCCTTCCAGCCTGATCATCGACTTGCAGCATCGTCGTCTGATCGCACAGGATCAGGCGATCGTCTTACCGCCGGCAGATCTTGCCTTCTATTGCTGGCTGCTGAAAAGGCAACTTTCCGCACAAGCCGAGCCGACCTGCCCCAACGATGGCGCGCCGGAAAGCGCATACGCCAGAGGCTATCTGTATGAATATCAGCGCATTAACGGAGAAATGCGCGTCGCCGACCGAACCGAGCAGGCATTGCAGGACGGCATGAGCAAAGCGTTTTTCCTGCAACGAATATCAAGAATCAACCAAAAACTGAAGCAAACTTTGACAGTCGCGGCCTCGGCTTATTTAATAACGGCCATAGGCAGGCGCCCGCACACGCGTTATCGCATCAATCTGAGCAATGAGCGGATCCATTTGATCCCAGGAGACCTAAAGCATGGCGATTAA